The sequence ATGAAATTTAAATATCACTATTTTACGCCAAATAATCACCACATTAACGCCACTACCTTTATGTCTTTTCTAGGGCAAAGGGACCGTCTAGCCTTTGGTGATGGCTCCCAGAATGTCATGTTTGGTGATGATGTGAATCTGATGTAGATCATCCCTGACCAAGACCGCCTTGTCCTTGTCCACCATGGATGACAACACGTCCAAGGTACTGTCCAATGCCACAAACTTCATCGAATCCTCCATGACTTCCTCCACCGGAGCATCCTTCAGCTCGGGCTTCTGAATGATCTTCGTCAACAATTTGGTGTCCGTCAGGCTTCCGATCACATTCCCGTCTTCCACGACCGGGATCTGAGAAACCGACCTTTCGTTCATCAGGTGAATCGCCGCTTTGACCTTCTCCCCTTTCTTGGCCACCACCAGTTCATAGCTCCCATTACGACTGGAGATGATATCCCGGGCAGTTCCAAACGTGGTATCCTCCAAAAAGCCGTGGTTTTTCATCCAGTCATCATTGTACACCTTTCCCAAGTAACGGGTACCATGATCGGGCAAAATAATCACCATGGTATCCTGCTCCGTTAGGTGCTGCCGGGCATACTCCAAGGCCCCATGGACGGCAGAACCGCAGGACCAGCCCACGAACAGTCCTTCTTCCCTGGAAAGTCTCCTCGTCATCACGGCCGAATCCTTATCGGTCACCTTCACAAAGTGATCAATCATCGAAAAATCAACATTGGCCGGTAAAATATCCTCGCCAATTCCTTCGGTGAGATAGGGATAAATTTCGTTTTCATCAAACTCCCCCGTTTCCTTGTACTTTTTGAAAACGGAACCATAGGTGTCGATGCCCACCGACACAATGGATGGGTTTTGCTCTTTCAGGTATTTGGCCGTGCCGCTCATCGTGCCGCCGGTACCCACACCTGCTGCAAAATGGGTGATTTTCCCTTCTGTATCCTTCCAAATCTCAGGACCTGTGGTTTCATAGTGGGCCTTCCAGTTGGAAAGATTATCGTACTGATTGGGATAAAATGAATTGGGAATATCCTTATTGAGCTTTTTTGCTACGGAATAGTAGGAGCGCGGATCATCTGGGGACACGTTGGTAGGACAAACGACCACCTCTGCTCCCATGGCTTTGAGGACATCTATTTTTTCTTTGGACTGCTTATCGGCCATTGTAAAAATACACTTGTACCCTCTCGCAATCCCTACCAAGGCCAAGCCCATCCCGGTATTGCCACTGGTTCCTTCTATAATGGTTCCGCCTGGCTTTAGTATTCCTGCTTTTTCGGCATCGTCGATCATTTTGATCGCCATTCTGTCCTTTACCGAATTTCCAGGATTGAAATATTCTACCTTCACATAAATCGTTCCCTTTATCCCTTTGTTGAGACGGTTTAGCTTTACCAAAGGAGTGTCTCCAATGGTGTCGATGATCGAGTTGTATATCATTTTTATAAGGGTTATTTCTTTAGGACAATTTACAAATATTTTTCTTTTGGGACGTGGATGTGCGACTTTCTTCTGTGCGATAACCATTATGCACATCTTGTTCCAATCCCGCAAAAATTGGTATAAAAAAAGCGGCCGATTTACAATGGGCCGCACTTACTTTCTCTAGGTTCCTGTCAAATCACTTTACCCCTGCCAGCAAATAGAGCACGGCCATTCGCACGGCCACCCCATTTTCTACCTGATTGAGGATAATGGAGTGCTCACTGTCGGCAACATCTGAATTCAACTCGACCCCCCTATTGATGGGGCCTGGATGCATGATGACTATTTCCTTATCCAACTGATCCAAAAGCTTCTTATCGACGCCATAGTAAAGGGAATATTCCCTTAAGGATGGGAAATATTTAATCTGCTGCCTTTCGAGTTGAATGCGCAGGACATTGGCCACGTCACACCATTCCAGTGCTTTTTTCACATCTAACTCCACCTTTACTCCCAGACTCGAAATGTACTTTGGCAACAAAGTGATCGGACCGCATACCATTACTTCTGCGCCCAACTTTTGCAGGCAGAATATATTGGAAAGCGCTACCCTTGAATGGAGGATATCACCAATAATCGCCACCTTCTTCCCGGCCACATCTCCCAGTTTTTCACGGATGGAAAAAGCATCCAACAAGGCTTGGGTAGGATGCTCGTGGGTGCCGTCTCCGGCATTGACAATATTGGCATCGATATTTTGTGAAAGAAAATGGGGAGCACCCGGGCTGCTATGCCGCATGACCACCATGTCCACCTTCATCGAAAGGATATTGTTTACCGTATCGACCAGTGTTTCCCCTTTTTTGACCGAGCTGTTGCTGGATGAGAAATTGATCACATCGGCAGAAAGCCGCTTTTCAGCCAGTTCAAAGGACAACCGGGTCCTAGTGGAGTTTTCAAAGAACACATTGGCAATGGTAATGTCCCGCAGCGATGGCACCTTTTTGATCGGCCGGTTGATAACCTCTTTAAAATTGTCCGCTGTTTCGAAAATCAGTTGGATATCTGCTTCATTCAATCCTTTGATACCCAATAAATGTTTGGTACTTAGCTGTTGCATCCTTAGCTTTTAACTTCTTCTTTTTCGGTTATCCAAATCGCATCTTCCTCGAATCCTTTCAATGCCCACTCCACACTGACATACTGGCTATCAAGCGTATTGACCTCCCGGCCACAGTAATCGGGCTTTATGGGATAATCACGTGTAAATTTCCGATCTATCAGAACCATCAGCTCTACCTTCCTGGGCCTTCCAAAAGCAATCATGGCATCCATGGCCGCTCGGGCCGACCTGCCTTTAAAAAGTACATCGTCTACCAACACCACGTTTTTGTTTTCAATCAAAAAATTGATCTTAGTCTCGTTCGCTTTCAGCGGAATATTCCTCCTGCGGAAATCATCCCGATGGAAGGTGGCATCCAAATACCCAGAAGGCACCTTCACCCCGCTGATTTCCTCCAGTCGCTTCTCCAGTCGGTCCAGCACCATCACCCCTCTTGGCTGAAGTCCCAGCAGTACGGTATTGTCAAAATCATCGTGATTTTCAATCAACTGGTAGCAGAAACGGTCCAGGATAATTGAAATTTGCTTTTGGTCTAAGACGAGTCTTTTTTGCATAACTGTGATTTGAGCACAAATATAGAAATAAATTGTCAGCCTCAGCCGCTTCGAACAGATAAATCAAGGCAATCCATCGCCGGAATACCATGGCCCTTCACCCTTTCGTAACCCTATTCTTCTTCGGCTTCCTCTTCAGGAATCAAGCTTGCATTGGCCTGGATTTTGGTCAAAAAGAACACTTCCCTGATCTCTTCTTTGCCCGAATCCCCCAAATACCTGATTCGCTGCTTTCCTGAGAGCAAAAAATAATCGCCATACCACCAGCTAAGGGAAAGGCTTTCCCCTTGGGTGTCCTTGATCCGCTCCTCCTCATCGATCAAGGCAAGCTCCACCGGCTCATTTTCCAGCTCGATCTCACCATTATGGAGATAACTGAGCTGCAATTTTTCGTCCTCCAAATAGAGGTAAAACAAGTTGCTTCCATCAAAACTGACTTCTCCAAATTTACCGGGACTGGTAGTGGTGACGTCCTTCAGGGAAAGGGAATTGTCCCACAGGATTTGCCCTTCTTCATCCAACAGTAAAAACTGGGCTGCCATAAATTTGTACTCGTTGTTGGACATCACATCGGTACCGGGATAGTCCCAGGGATAACCACCAGGAACCACCCTGTTACGCATGCTCAGGGGAGCATAGCGGTAAAAATCACTACTGTACATCATATCCCGGGGAGAAAACCTCCCCGAACTTGTCAGGTAATAATCATTGTATACCAAAAAGTAGTTGTTACCCGCCACAATTTCCCTGGTGACCAAGGTATTGGGAAGGACAAGGTCCCGTTCCTTTTCAATATCCCGGGCCAGCTTCCGCTCCCGACGGGCCTTTTGCTTCTCCGGAAGGTAATTATAAAAATGCTGAAAATCCGCCAAGGTCAAAAACCGGTTTTCATACTCGCCAAATTCATTGATCCTGGTAAAATACACCCCCATATTGGGATCGCGTTTTCTTTGCCCGTAAGGGCCTATCAACACTTGACTGTAATCATCCATGGACGTCAAGATCCCCTCGACAATCTCCAAGTCGGGCCGGTTTTCCGGTTCCACTTTTACTTCGCGCAGTTTGTTTCCTTCCAAGTCAAAGGTCATGATAGAAAGGCTCCTTTTCTTATAACGGTCCCGCTTGCTCACCAGCACATCAAATACTTTCAGCACCGGATCCTTTCTTAGCTGTAGAATACTCACCTCGTTGGCATATATTCCTTGGACGGTAAGGACACTGCCCGTTTCTGTATCCAGCAGCTGAATGGCCGGCCGATAATCCATCATCCCCATTAAAATGGCCTTTTTGTCCATGATCAAAAACTCCTGGAGTTCCATTTCGAGGATATTCTCCAATTTCACTTCCCTCACCCGGTGGTTGGTCAGGTTGATTTCATAGACAATCTTCTCATTGGCATAGCTTTCACCTTTCTGGAAAAGGGTATACAGGTATTCCTCATCCAGGTCAAACCCGATCAGGTCAAAATAATCTTTCACGGGTACTTCGTACACCTTGGAACCACGTAGGTCCCGATCGGTGAAAAAATACTGGAGCCGCTGTTCGAGACTGAATCCTTTGGCCGCTTTGGTGCGAAAGGCTATGGTACCGTCCCTGGTCGGCAAAACCAGGTAATCACGATCGTCCCATTCAGAAGGAACCTCTGCCCGGTTCGTGAACTGTACCTGGGCCACCACAACAACGGGCAATACGACCATCAGAAAAAATAACCCTATGAATTTATTCATTTCTATCCTCATATTTCTAACTTGATTGTACCTTAAGATAAGGCTAAGTATTTTATTTTAAAACATTATTTACGGACATTTGTCCCTGTAACAAACCCAAACCGACAGAAGCTTTGGACAATAAAAACATCACCAAAATCCTCAAACTCACCGCTCAGCTAATGGAGCTACATGAGGTGAATACCTTCAAGATCAGAAGTTATACTTCCGCCATATACTCCATCGACCAAGGTAATATCAGCCTGGAAAAGCTCGACAAAGAAGCCCTTCAAAAAATCAACGGCATCGGCAAAAGCATTGCAGAAGTCATCGTGCAGCTGCAGGAAACCGGCACCCATGAATATTTGGAGGAATTGCTGAAAGAAACCCCAAAAGGACTCTTGGAAGTATTGGAAATCAAAGGACTTGGTCCCAAAAAGATAAAAACACTCTGGAAAACGCTCCACATCACCTCCGTGCATGAACTGCTTGAAGCCTGTCAATCAGGGGAAGTGGCCAAAATAAAAGGCTTCGGTAAAAAGACACAGGAAAGCATTATCCAGTCCCTTGAATTTATGGCCTCTAACCAAGGCAAATGGCATTATGCCGATGTGGAAGAGGCCGTGGAAACCCTTCATGATGACCTGGTTCAGCTGTTTGGCGATGATGCCGTTTCACTTACGGGAGCCTACTCGCGTAAAAACGAAATCATCGAACAAGTGGAATGGTTGATCAAGAGCGAGGATCCTAAAGCAGTTTTCAAGAAGCTTTCATCACTGAAACCCCTTCAGCAAGACAAGAAAACATCCAGCCCCTTCACGTGGCGGGGAAAGCTGGGAGAGAGGGACCTTAGTGCCGTCATCTTTGTCACTTCTCCGAGCACTTTTGTAAATGAACAATTGCTGCGCAGCGCCAGTCGTGCACATTTGTTGGCCCCACTGGAAGATGGCACCCCCTTGGGCAGCTATTTTAAAGCAGGACAATTTGAAAGCCAAGAGGCCGCCTACAAAGCAGCAGGGCTGGCCTATGTGGTCCCCGAATTGCGCGAGGGCCAATTTGAGATCGCCCTAGCCAAAGAAAACAAACTACCGGTCTTACTGGAGGAAAAAGACCTCAAGGGAATTCTACACAACCATTCCACCTACAGTGACGGCAAACATACCCTAAAGGAAATGGCCGATTACTGCCAAGAACTGGGCTATGAGTACTTGGGCATCTCCGACCACAGCAGGACGGCCATGTATGCGGGCGGACTGGACATTGACAAGGTGGTCGAGCAGCAAGCGGAAATCAAACGCCTCAATGAAGAGATGGCCCCCTTTCGGATCTTCAGCGGGATCGAAAGCGACATCCTGGTGGATGGCAGCCTGGACTATCCTGACGAGGTATTGGCCTCCTTTGATTTTATCGTATCATCGATCCATAGCGGCCTGAGCATGACCCGTAAAAAAGCCACTGCCAGACTGATCAAAGCCATCGAAAACCCCTACACCACCATCCTCGGTCATCCTACCGGCCGGTTGC comes from Echinicola vietnamensis DSM 17526 and encodes:
- a CDS encoding aspartate carbamoyltransferase catalytic subunit, producing the protein MQQLSTKHLLGIKGLNEADIQLIFETADNFKEVINRPIKKVPSLRDITIANVFFENSTRTRLSFELAEKRLSADVINFSSSNSSVKKGETLVDTVNNILSMKVDMVVMRHSSPGAPHFLSQNIDANIVNAGDGTHEHPTQALLDAFSIREKLGDVAGKKVAIIGDILHSRVALSNIFCLQKLGAEVMVCGPITLLPKYISSLGVKVELDVKKALEWCDVANVLRIQLERQQIKYFPSLREYSLYYGVDKKLLDQLDKEIVIMHPGPINRGVELNSDVADSEHSIILNQVENGVAVRMAVLYLLAGVK
- a CDS encoding helix-hairpin-helix domain-containing protein, giving the protein MDNKNITKILKLTAQLMELHEVNTFKIRSYTSAIYSIDQGNISLEKLDKEALQKINGIGKSIAEVIVQLQETGTHEYLEELLKETPKGLLEVLEIKGLGPKKIKTLWKTLHITSVHELLEACQSGEVAKIKGFGKKTQESIIQSLEFMASNQGKWHYADVEEAVETLHDDLVQLFGDDAVSLTGAYSRKNEIIEQVEWLIKSEDPKAVFKKLSSLKPLQQDKKTSSPFTWRGKLGERDLSAVIFVTSPSTFVNEQLLRSASRAHLLAPLEDGTPLGSYFKAGQFESQEAAYKAAGLAYVVPELREGQFEIALAKENKLPVLLEEKDLKGILHNHSTYSDGKHTLKEMADYCQELGYEYLGISDHSRTAMYAGGLDIDKVVEQQAEIKRLNEEMAPFRIFSGIESDILVDGSLDYPDEVLASFDFIVSSIHSGLSMTRKKATARLIKAIENPYTTILGHPTGRLLLRREGYPVDHKAIIDACAENKVVIEINANPWRLDLDWRWVHYAMDKEVMLSINPDAHEKKGYFHMKYGVLTGRKGGLTKAMTLNAMGVQAIGEYFDKRKENIKK
- a CDS encoding transcriptional regulator, coding for MNKFIGLFFLMVVLPVVVVAQVQFTNRAEVPSEWDDRDYLVLPTRDGTIAFRTKAAKGFSLEQRLQYFFTDRDLRGSKVYEVPVKDYFDLIGFDLDEEYLYTLFQKGESYANEKIVYEINLTNHRVREVKLENILEMELQEFLIMDKKAILMGMMDYRPAIQLLDTETGSVLTVQGIYANEVSILQLRKDPVLKVFDVLVSKRDRYKKRSLSIMTFDLEGNKLREVKVEPENRPDLEIVEGILTSMDDYSQVLIGPYGQRKRDPNMGVYFTRINEFGEYENRFLTLADFQHFYNYLPEKQKARRERKLARDIEKERDLVLPNTLVTREIVAGNNYFLVYNDYYLTSSGRFSPRDMMYSSDFYRYAPLSMRNRVVPGGYPWDYPGTDVMSNNEYKFMAAQFLLLDEEGQILWDNSLSLKDVTTTSPGKFGEVSFDGSNLFYLYLEDEKLQLSYLHNGEIELENEPVELALIDEEERIKDTQGESLSLSWWYGDYFLLSGKQRIRYLGDSGKEEIREVFFLTKIQANASLIPEEEAEEE
- a CDS encoding cystathionine beta-synthase yields the protein MIYNSIIDTIGDTPLVKLNRLNKGIKGTIYVKVEYFNPGNSVKDRMAIKMIDDAEKAGILKPGGTIIEGTSGNTGMGLALVGIARGYKCIFTMADKQSKEKIDVLKAMGAEVVVCPTNVSPDDPRSYYSVAKKLNKDIPNSFYPNQYDNLSNWKAHYETTGPEIWKDTEGKITHFAAGVGTGGTMSGTAKYLKEQNPSIVSVGIDTYGSVFKKYKETGEFDENEIYPYLTEGIGEDILPANVDFSMIDHFVKVTDKDSAVMTRRLSREEGLFVGWSCGSAVHGALEYARQHLTEQDTMVIILPDHGTRYLGKVYNDDWMKNHGFLEDTTFGTARDIISSRNGSYELVVAKKGEKVKAAIHLMNERSVSQIPVVEDGNVIGSLTDTKLLTKIIQKPELKDAPVEEVMEDSMKFVALDSTLDVLSSMVDKDKAVLVRDDLHQIHIITKHDILGAITKG
- the pyrR gene encoding bifunctional pyr operon transcriptional regulator/uracil phosphoribosyltransferase PyrR; this encodes MQKRLVLDQKQISIILDRFCYQLIENHDDFDNTVLLGLQPRGVMVLDRLEKRLEEISGVKVPSGYLDATFHRDDFRRRNIPLKANETKINFLIENKNVVLVDDVLFKGRSARAAMDAMIAFGRPRKVELMVLIDRKFTRDYPIKPDYCGREVNTLDSQYVSVEWALKGFEEDAIWITEKEEVKS